The following proteins are encoded in a genomic region of Campylobacter showae CSUNSWCD:
- a CDS encoding class 1 fructose-bisphosphatase, which translates to MNEIFETIKKIAVKIGEEIKYADLGYTDHANATGDTQLKLDVRSDEIITAEFANLASVKALVSEEKEDMLTLNESAKFIVAYDPLDGSSLVDVNFSIGSIFGIYENELTPQNLKAAAYVVYGPRLELVLCEEGAVPALYRLGRDGEFKFIKNLALAQKGKLNATGATQKGWSETHAKFIRELFLQGYRLRYSGAMVSDLHQILLKGGGLFSYPATSDAPNGKLRALFEVLPFAFIYERAGGATSDGHSATLFDMKVEKIHQTTPCFFGSKDEINLLHKFYGSAK; encoded by the coding sequence ATGAACGAAATTTTCGAAACGATTAAAAAGATCGCCGTAAAAATCGGCGAAGAGATAAAGTACGCCGATCTGGGCTACACCGACCATGCTAACGCCACGGGCGACACGCAGCTAAAGCTAGACGTGAGAAGCGACGAGATCATCACGGCCGAGTTTGCAAATTTAGCCAGCGTAAAAGCGCTCGTTAGCGAGGAAAAAGAGGATATGCTGACGCTAAACGAGAGTGCTAAATTTATCGTCGCATACGATCCGCTAGACGGCTCTAGCCTGGTGGATGTAAATTTTTCCATCGGCTCGATTTTTGGCATTTACGAAAACGAACTAACGCCGCAAAATCTAAAAGCCGCCGCCTATGTCGTTTACGGCCCGCGCCTAGAGCTCGTGCTTTGCGAGGAGGGGGCAGTTCCCGCACTTTACCGCCTGGGCAGGGACGGCGAGTTTAAATTTATCAAAAATCTAGCGCTCGCGCAAAAAGGCAAGCTAAACGCTACGGGCGCGACGCAAAAAGGCTGGAGCGAAACTCACGCTAAATTTATCCGCGAGCTGTTTTTGCAGGGATATCGCCTCAGATACTCAGGCGCCATGGTGAGCGACCTGCATCAAATTTTACTAAAAGGCGGTGGGTTATTTAGTTATCCTGCTACGAGCGACGCGCCAAATGGCAAGCTAAGAGCGCTATTTGAGGTGCTGCCGTTTGCCTTCATCTACGAGCGCGCGGGCGGTGCGACTAGCGACGGACACTCGGCGACGCTTTTTGATATGAAAGTGGAAAAAATCCATCAAACCACGCCTTGCTTTTTCGGCTCCAAAGACGAGATAAATTTACTGCATAAATTTTACGGAAGCGCGAAATGA
- the mobB gene encoding molybdopterin-guanine dinucleotide biosynthesis protein B, translated as MKKAAMAFSGPSNSGKTTLILKVAKKFIDDGLKVVIIKHDPGDKARFDVEGKDSYKFSQIGAEVAVMSPTRTTFFSQESKSVEDVVAMAGEFDLLLVEGLKTLPLPRISVFKDEINEDYLSFSNAIASYQKDYEIDKPNFDLDDTQAICEWILKNAKVLK; from the coding sequence ATGAAAAAAGCGGCGATGGCGTTTTCCGGACCTTCAAATAGCGGCAAAACCACGCTTATTTTAAAGGTCGCCAAAAAATTTATCGATGACGGGCTAAAAGTCGTGATCATCAAACACGACCCAGGCGACAAGGCGAGGTTTGACGTCGAGGGCAAGGATAGCTACAAATTTAGTCAAATAGGCGCCGAGGTCGCGGTCATGAGTCCGACGCGCACGACTTTTTTCTCGCAGGAGAGCAAGAGCGTGGAGGATGTCGTAGCGATGGCGGGTGAGTTTGATTTGCTGCTAGTTGAGGGGCTAAAAACTCTGCCACTACCGCGCATCAGCGTGTTTAAGGACGAGATAAACGAGGATTATCTTAGCTTTTCAAACGCGATCGCAAGCTATCAAAAAGACTACGAGATCGATAAGCCAAACTTCGATCTAGACGATACGCAGGCCATCTGCGAGTGGATATTAAAAAACGCAAAGGTGTTAAAATGA
- a CDS encoding lytic transglycosylase domain-containing protein, which produces MRTLLKFILPAIFAVAAFGGVKSFEEIKDEPKGLAKDYYFYRLLTEGDYTKEQAQILNKDVFRRAGVLAKKLAEILPPKKVKGNCDSVDVKNILDANVTCQKQCLRVPFMMKLKKETRQKLADKFKDSDPLLYRRLSSLNEKHPEDEFAKFNDTDAFLVYFKQSSHKDKFDKIFDANFINSLAAKKEFHVLANDLIIDKKSAKFRQNFLAIKETELAGKDAFMLGINAVLLNSPKDAMRFFARAEAAFDRQDRKDNAVFWLYLLSKNTIYLDKLNQSRDVNIYTLYANELTGASPAANIVSPTPTKEKVADYDIKDPFLWQKTFKMIKEMSAEDAAKHSETFNTKETLGQYAYLMEKASGYKDSYFVMPFVDELEDVNATRKALLYAIGRQESRFIPAVISTSYALGMMQFMPFLANHIGKKELAIPNFDQDDMFDPRLALKFADHHLNYLEKYLYHPLFVAYAYNGGIGFTKKMLQRGDLFNEGKYEPFLSMELVPFAESRDYGKKVLANYVIYLRLLRSSTSISTLFESSKKPALTDKFRN; this is translated from the coding sequence TTGCGTACGCTGCTTAAATTTATCCTGCCCGCGATTTTTGCGGTGGCGGCGTTTGGCGGAGTTAAGAGTTTTGAGGAGATAAAAGACGAGCCTAAGGGGCTTGCCAAGGATTATTATTTTTACCGTCTTTTAACCGAAGGCGACTACACCAAGGAGCAGGCGCAAATTTTAAACAAAGACGTCTTTCGCCGAGCGGGTGTACTGGCAAAGAAACTGGCTGAGATTTTGCCGCCAAAAAAGGTCAAAGGAAACTGCGATAGCGTGGACGTGAAAAATATCCTGGATGCAAACGTAACCTGCCAAAAACAGTGCCTCAGAGTGCCTTTTATGATGAAGCTAAAAAAGGAGACGAGGCAAAAGCTAGCGGATAAATTTAAAGACTCCGATCCGCTTCTTTACCGCCGCTTGAGCTCGCTAAACGAAAAGCATCCAGAGGACGAATTTGCCAAATTTAACGATACGGACGCGTTTTTGGTTTATTTTAAACAGTCCTCGCATAAGGATAAATTTGACAAGATATTTGACGCAAATTTTATAAATTCGCTCGCAGCTAAAAAAGAGTTTCACGTTCTAGCAAATGATTTGATAATCGATAAAAAATCGGCCAAATTTAGGCAAAATTTTCTAGCGATAAAAGAAACGGAGCTTGCTGGCAAGGATGCCTTTATGCTAGGCATAAACGCGGTTTTATTAAATTCTCCAAAAGACGCGATGAGGTTTTTTGCTAGAGCCGAGGCGGCATTTGATAGGCAGGACCGCAAGGATAACGCCGTGTTTTGGCTGTATCTACTAAGTAAAAATACAATCTATCTTGATAAGTTAAATCAAAGCCGCGACGTAAATATCTATACGCTTTATGCAAACGAACTAACGGGCGCAAGTCCGGCCGCAAACATCGTCTCGCCGACGCCTACGAAAGAAAAGGTAGCTGACTACGATATAAAAGACCCGTTTTTGTGGCAAAAGACGTTTAAAATGATAAAAGAGATGAGCGCCGAGGATGCCGCAAAGCACTCCGAGACTTTTAACACCAAAGAGACGCTGGGGCAGTATGCCTACCTGATGGAAAAGGCAAGCGGCTACAAGGATAGCTACTTCGTCATGCCGTTTGTTGATGAGCTTGAAGACGTAAATGCGACTAGAAAAGCGCTTCTTTACGCGATCGGTAGGCAAGAGAGCCGCTTTATCCCGGCTGTTATCTCAACCTCTTATGCGCTTGGTATGATGCAGTTTATGCCGTTTTTGGCTAACCATATCGGCAAAAAAGAGCTTGCAATCCCAAATTTTGATCAGGACGATATGTTTGATCCGCGTCTTGCGTTAAAATTTGCGGACCACCACTTAAATTATTTGGAGAAATACCTCTACCATCCGCTTTTTGTCGCTTACGCATATAACGGCGGTATCGGCTTTACTAAAAAGATGCTTCAGCGAGGCGACCTTTTTAACGAAGGCAAATATGAGCCGTTTTTATCCATGGAGCTAGTACCCTTCGCCGAGAGCCGCGACTACGGCAAAAAGGTACTCGCAAACTATGTTATCTACCTAAGGCTTCTCCGTTCCAGTACATCGATTTCGACACTTTTTGAAAGCTCAAAGAAACCTGCTTTGACGGATAAATTTCGAAATTAA